One part of the Ranitomeya imitator isolate aRanImi1 chromosome 10, aRanImi1.pri, whole genome shotgun sequence genome encodes these proteins:
- the TIRAP gene encoding toll/interleukin-1 receptor domain-containing adapter protein, giving the protein MGSRESKLKSPSRIPTSPDHGSRIRTVTSAHSMPMQPVQATSPAPIPVWPDGSARWQSQYDVYICHSEADVSYAMEMLSYLEQQPEKVRCFLPMRDMQAGGPIPSEMCSGLESSHCWVMLLTPQFLSDNWCKYQMHQFLAQAPCSNGRLIPVIIGLSFAQYPSVVKHMYAIKGTFNDPSVFSKVKDAIVTYLKEMINVTSDHIPAYSPRSRTPEGNPSTSNLVGNNLLESQTNQEPTSDRTIRSPQTQEPTSDRTIRSPVTQEPTSDRTIRSPQTQEPTSDRTIRSLVTQEPTSDRTIRSPVTQEPTSDRTFRSPVTQEPTSDRTFRSPVTQEPTSDRTFRSPVTQEPTSDRTIRSPQTQEPTSDRTIRSPVTQETTSERTIMSSLTQDVTSDMSVSGSMTRRETTIDASMSGSMPGQETTSDTSMSGSMPGQETTSDTSMSGSMTGQETTSDTSMSGSMPGQETTSDTSMSGSMTGQETTSDTSMSGSMTGQETTSDASMRGSMTGQETTSDTSMSGSMTGQETTSDASMSGSMPGQETTSDTSMSGSMTGQETTSDASTSGSMMGQEPPLQDPHSDISISLVSGAILADSEFSRTATKDLFLRETRQDTSDSGVWSMSRDLVTDCSDYDTS; this is encoded by the exons ATGGGTTCAAGGGAGAGTAAACTCAAGTCGCCCTCCAGGATTCCTACGAGTCCGGACCATGGGAGCAGAATCCGAACCGTGACCAGTGCCCATAGTATGCCAATGCAACCAGTCCAAGCCACGAGTCCTGCGCCCATCCCGGTGTGGCCGGACGGCAGCGCGCGCTGGCAGAGTCAGTACGATGTGTACATCTGCCACAGCGAGGCCGACGTCTCTTATGCGATGGAGATGCTGTCGTACCTGGAGCAGCAGCCAGAGAAGGTGCGCTGCTTCCTgcctatgagggacatgcaggcgggggGTCCGATACCCTCGGAGATGTGCAGCGGCTTAGAAAGCAGCCACTGCTGGGTGATGCTGCTGACCCCACAGTTCCTCTCAGATAACTGGTGTAAATACCAGATGCACCAGTTCCTGGCACAAGCGCCATGCTCCAATGGGCGATTAATCCCAGTTATCATTGGACTGTCATTTGCACAGTATCCATCAGTAGTGAAGCATATGTATGCCATCAAGGGTACGTTCAATGACCCCAGCGTGTTCTCAAAAGTCAAAGATGCCATAGTAACAT atCTAAAAGAGATGATAAATGTGACCAGCGACCATATACCTGCATATTCACCAAGGAGCCGGACCCCCGAGGGCAACCCGAGCACCAGTAATCTTGTAGGAAACAACTTGTTGGAAAGTCAAACAAATCAGGAGCCCACCAGTGACAGGACGATCAGGAGCCCACAGACCCAGGAGCCCACCAGTGACAGGACGATCAGGAGTCCAGTCACCCAGGAGCCCACCAGTGACAGGACGATCAGGAGCCCACAGACCCAGGAGCCCACCAGTGACAGGACAATCAGGAGTCTAGTCACCCAGGAGCCCACCAGTGACAGGACGATCAGGAGTCCAGTCACCCAGGAGCCCACCAGTGACAGGACGTTCAGGAGTCCAGTCACCCAGGAGCCCACCAGTGACAGGACGTTCAGGAGTCCAGTCACCCAGGAGCCCACCAGTGACAGGACGTTCAGGAGTCCAGTCACCCAGGAGCCCACCAGTGACAGGACAATCAGGAGTCCACAGACCCAGGAGCCCACCAGTGACAGGACGATCAGGAGTCCAGTGACCCAGGAAACCACCAGTGAGAGAACCATCATGAGCTCATTGACCCAGGACGTCACCAGTGACATGTCTGTTAGTGGCTCCATGACCAGACGGGAGACCACCATTGACGCGTCCATGAGTGGCTCCATGCCTGGACAGGAGACCACCAGTGACACGTCCATGAGTGGCTCCATGCCTGGACAGGAGACCACCAGTGACACGTCCATGAGTGGCTCAATGACCGGACAGGAGACCACCAGTGACACGTCCATGAGTGGCTCCATGCCTGGACAGGAGACCACCAGTGACACGTCCATGAGTGGCTCAATGACCGGACAGGAGACCACCAGTGACACGTCCATGAGTGGCTCTATGACCGGACAGGAGACCACCAGTGACGCGTCCATGAGAGGTTCCATGACCGGACAGGAGACCACCAGTGACACGTCCATGAGTGGCTCCATGACCGGACAGGAGACCACCAGTGACGCGTCCATGAGTGGCTCCATGCCTGGACAGGAGACCACCAGTGACACGTCCATGAGTGGCTCCATGACCGGACAGGAGACCACCAGTGACGCGTCCACGAGTGGCTCTATGATGGGACAGGAGCCCCCCTTGCAGGACCCTCACAGTGACATTTCCATATCGCTGGTCAGCGGGGCCATTCTTGCGGATAGTGAATTCTCCAGGACAGCAACAAAAGACTTGTTCCTACGGGAGACACGACAAGACACCAGTGATTCGGGCGTGTGGTCCATGTCTAGG